The Arvicola amphibius chromosome 5, mArvAmp1.2, whole genome shotgun sequence genome contains the following window.
TGAAGAATGAGCTCTGCAGATGCCCAGGACGCCATCTCTTTAAGCTGAGAACCAGTTCTTTGGCGGCTGTTTGGAGGAGAAGGTAATAAGAAAGGTGTCTGGAAGAATTTTGGAAGAAGGCATCTCTCTAATCGGACTTAGTTCAATATTTTCACAAACCCCCATTAGTGGATTGTAATCGACTTGAAAAAGCAGCACCCTCTGGGCTACGTCTGAACAATGGAGACAGCGCTAACAAAATCACCAGAGAAAAGGCAAGTTGTTTTTCTTACTATATTGTTGCTTTTGTGGGAGGCTGACTGTAAGACAATAAGATATTCCATGCcagaagaaacagagactggCTACTTGGTGGCTAATCTGGAAAAAGATCTGGGGCTCAAGGTCAGGGAATTGGCCACTAGAGGGGCACAAATCCAttacaaaggaaacaaagagctCTTGCAGCTGGATGCAGAGACAGGGAATTTGGTCTTGAAGGAAAAACTAGACCGCGAGGAGCTGTGTGGGGCGACAGAATTCTGTGTGCTGCACTTCCAGCTCATACTGGAAAACCCTGTGCAGTTCTTCCAAACTGACCTGCAGCTCACAGACATAAATGACCATTCTCCAGAGTTCCCCCACAGGGAAATGCTCCTAACAATTCCTGAGAGCGCCCAGCCAGGCACTGTGTTTCCTCTGAAGGAGGCTCAGGACCCTGACATAGGCAGCAATGCTGTTCAGAACTACACAGTCAGCGCCAACCTCCACTTCCATGTAGTTACTCACAGTCGTGCTGATGGCAGGAAATACCCAGAGCTGGTGCTGGACAGAGCCCTGGACAGGGAGGAGCAGCCTGAGCTCACTTTAACCCTCACTGCTGTGGATGGAGGGTCTCCTCCCAGGTCTGGGACCACCACAGTTCGCATTGAGGTCGTGGACATCAATGATAACGCTCCCCAGTTTGTACAGTCGCTCTATGAGGTTCAGGTCCCTGAGAACAGCCCCCTGGGTGCCTTAGTTTTGACCGTCTCTGCCAGGGATTTAGATGCTGGGATATATGGGAAAGTAGTCTACTCTCTGTTTCAAGGCGGTGGAGCTTCTCTGCCATTTGTAATAAACAAAGTCACTGGAGAAATTCATCTGAGGGAAGAATTGGATTTCGAAGTAACTAACCAGTATAACATAGAAATCGCAGCCACGGATGGAGGAGGCTTTTCGGGGAAATGCACTGTGGCTGTACAGGTGTTGGATGTGAATGACAACGCCCCTGAGCTGACTATCAGAAAGCTCACGATCCCTATCCCAGAAAACTCCCCAGAGACTGTAGTTGCTGTTTTCAGCGTTTCTGACACAGATTCCGGAGACAATGGAAGAATGGTGTGTTCTATTCCGAACGATCTCCCATTTCTCTTAAAACCCACTTTCAAGAACTATTACACTTTAGTGACAGAGGGGCCactggacagagagagcagagctgAGTACAACATCACCATCACAGTCAGCGACATGGGCACACCCAGGCTCTCAACCCAGCACACTATAACAGTGGAGGTGTCTGACGTCAACGACAACGCCCCCGCCTTCACACAAAGTTCCTACACCCTGTTTGTCCAAGAGAACAACAGCCCCGCCCTGCACATAGGCACCATCAGCGCCACAGACTCGGACTCAGGCTCCAATGCCCACATCACCTACTCACTGCTGCCCACCCACGACCCACAGCTGCCCCTCTCCTCGCTCATCTCCATCAACGCCGACAATGGACAGCTGTTCGCGCTCAGGGCACTGGACTATGAGGCCCTGCAGACCTTCGAGTTCCACGTGGGCGCCACAGACCAAGGCTCGCCCGCGCTCAGCAGCCAGGCGCTGGTGCGCTTGCAGGTGCTGGACGCCAACGACAATGCGCCCTTCGTGCTCTACCCGCTGCAGAACGCCTCTGCGCCCTTCACTGAGCTGCTGCCTAGGGCTGCGGAGCCTGGTTACCTGGTCACCAAGGTGGTGGCCATAGACAGCGACTCAGGACAGAATGCCTGGCTGTCATTTCAACTGCTCAAGGCTACAGAGCCAGGACTGTTCATTGTGTGGGCTCACAATGGCGAGGTGCGCACCTCCAGGCTGCTGAGTGAGCGCGATGCGCCCAAgcacaggctgctgctgctggtcaaggacaatggcgatccTCCGCGATCTGCCAGTGTCACTCTGCATGTGCTGCTAGTGGATGGCTTTTCTCAgccttacctgcctctgccccaggcGGAGCGCGATCCAGCTCAAGAGAATGAGGACAGACTCACGCTGTACCTTGTCATTGCCTTGGCGTCTGTGTCTTCGCTCTTCctcttgtctgtgctgctgtttgTGGGGGTGAGGCTGTGCAGGGGAGTCAGCGGGACCTCGCTGGGTAGCTGCTCTGTGCCTGAGGGACACTTTCCTGGACACCTGGTGGATGTCAGCGGTGCTGGGACCCTGTCACAGAGCTACCAGTATAATGTGTGTCTGACTGGAGACTCTGGGACTGGTGAGTTCAGTTTTCTCAAACCCATGATTCCCAACTTGCttcaggatgctgggagagaagtCAAGGAAAGTTCCCACTGCAGGGATAGCTTTGTCTTCAGTTAACTGTTGTATCGGGTTCAGTGAATTTATTTTTGGCAAATCTCTAACAATATGGTTCTCTTAAGAAAGTGAGTCACTTTAATCAAAGTATTGACATTATAATGGAAACATATGCATGTTCTCCATtgctaaaatgtgtttttttttctttcttgctatcTTTAGTTATTTCAGGTACAGTGAATATTAAGAACACAAGTTTCTCTATATTTCACCTTATGTTTTACTTTAGCTCAAGTATTACACAACAAAATGAATTTACTTTCcctgttttgtgtgtgagtgtttttttttcttgtttggttttcttttttaaagacaggttctcactatgtaactttggctgttctagaactcactgtgtaattcAGCTAGCCTCCGACTGTTcgacattcatctctctctgtctcccgcATGCTGACTACTTTACTGCTTTTTACCACAAAATTTCAAGTTTTTATGGCCAAGGTGtttatgtttttgctttatgtt
Protein-coding sequences here:
- the LOC119814325 gene encoding protocadherin beta-6-like; this translates as METALTKSPEKRQVVFLTILLLLWEADCKTIRYSMPEETETGYLVANLEKDLGLKVRELATRGAQIHYKGNKELLQLDAETGNLVLKEKLDREELCGATEFCVLHFQLILENPVQFFQTDLQLTDINDHSPEFPHREMLLTIPESAQPGTVFPLKEAQDPDIGSNAVQNYTVSANLHFHVVTHSRADGRKYPELVLDRALDREEQPELTLTLTAVDGGSPPRSGTTTVRIEVVDINDNAPQFVQSLYEVQVPENSPLGALVLTVSARDLDAGIYGKVVYSLFQGGGASLPFVINKVTGEIHLREELDFEVTNQYNIEIAATDGGGFSGKCTVAVQVLDVNDNAPELTIRKLTIPIPENSPETVVAVFSVSDTDSGDNGRMVCSIPNDLPFLLKPTFKNYYTLVTEGPLDRESRAEYNITITVSDMGTPRLSTQHTITVEVSDVNDNAPAFTQSSYTLFVQENNSPALHIGTISATDSDSGSNAHITYSLLPTHDPQLPLSSLISINADNGQLFALRALDYEALQTFEFHVGATDQGSPALSSQALVRLQVLDANDNAPFVLYPLQNASAPFTELLPRAAEPGYLVTKVVAIDSDSGQNAWLSFQLLKATEPGLFIVWAHNGEVRTSRLLSERDAPKHRLLLLVKDNGDPPRSASVTLHVLLVDGFSQPYLPLPQAERDPAQENEDRLTLYLVIALASVSSLFLLSVLLFVGVRLCRGVSGTSLGSCSVPEGHFPGHLVDVSGAGTLSQSYQYNVCLTGDSGTGEFSFLKPMIPNLLQDAGREVKESSHCRDSFVFS